One Accipiter gentilis chromosome 25, bAccGen1.1, whole genome shotgun sequence genomic region harbors:
- the GPR132 gene encoding probable G-protein coupled receptor 132 translates to MENCTDTNNSSTCTGIPYKDSKTLLVAVYSIVFAIGLPANCLTSLLTFLQIQRNKVIAIYIFSLSLCELMYLSTLPLWIIYVQNEHRWNMSVEACRITGFIFFCNIYISILLLCCISLDRYVALVYALESRGRRGQKKAIIIVCFLFAVVAIIHTPVFYMEDNPERINRKTCFETLPLDIKLASFSFARFLFGFAIPFTILIFTNYKIFQSTKTSSSLTCRQKAKVKYLAVAIIVIFLICFAPYHVVLIIRSIYFMLHQNCSCPFEKNIYSIFTVFLCLTTANSVADPIIYVLVSENVRKDFYRTLRRWRLNSARLNSSINHKTDSLKLKMSKESQEGGLKEENKEIPDSSDIQKTCNSGKDQEGGS, encoded by the coding sequence ATGGAAAATTGTACAGACACAAATAATAGCTCCACTTGCACAGGAATTCCCTACAAAGACAGCAAGACACTTCTGGTTGCAGTTTACAGCATCGTTTTTGCCATAGGCCTTCCGGCAAATTGCTTAACTTCCCTGCTTACATTTCTACAAATACAAAGGAATAAAGTAATCGCCATCTACATTTTCAGTTTATCATTGTGCGAGCTGATGTATTTAAGTACCTTGCCTCTCTGGATTATCTACGTGCAAAATGAGCACCGATGGAATATGAGTGTAGAGGCTTGCAGAATAACAGGATTCATCTTTTTCTGCAACATATACATCAGTATTCTGCTTTTGTGCTGCATTTCTTTGGATCGTTACGTGGCACTGGTGTATGCTCTGGAATCAAGGGggagaagaggacagaaaaaggCAATCATAATagtgtgttttctctttgctgtggTTGCAATAATCCACACTCCAGTATTTTACATGGAAGATAATCCAGAACGTATTAATAGGAAGACCTGCTTTGAAACTTTGCCCCTTGACATAAAATTGGCTTCTTTCAGCTTTGCTAGATTCCTATTTGGATTTGCCATACCTTTCACAATCCTCATTTTCACAAACTACAAAATTTTCCAAAGTACAAAAACAAGCAGCAGCTTGACTTGTCGCCAAAAAGCCAAAGTGAAGTATCTGGCTGTCGCCATTATTGTCATTTTCCTGATCTGCTTTGCGCCCTACCATGTGGTACTCATAATAAGATCCATATACTTTATGCTTCATCAAAATTGCTCAtgtccatttgaaaaaaatatctattcaatttttacagtgtttctgTGTTTAACCACTGCAAACAGTGTTGCAGATCCAATCATCTACGTGCTGGTTAGTGAAAACGTCAGAAAAGATTTTTATAGGACTCTGAGAAGATGGAGATTGAACTCAGCCAGGCTGAATTCATCCATTAATCACAAGACTGACAGCCTAAAATTGAAAATGTCAAAAGAATCACAGGAAGGAGGgctcaaagaagaaaacaaagaaataccaGATTCATCTGACATTCAAAAGACCTGTAATAGTGGCAAAGACCAAGAAGGTGGCAGCTAG